The Hymenobacter sp. 5317J-9 genome has a window encoding:
- a CDS encoding IS5 family transposase (programmed frameshift), producing the protein MDYLLTDAQWARIAPLLPGREGTKGGRGQDNRRFVEAVLWLLRNGCRWRALPAAWGNWHTTYTRFQRWTASGVWARVLAAVQEDDALHTLLVDSTTVRVHQHASGARKKTGPQALGRSRGGLTTKLHAVADAGGRFVRGSLTAGQRHDAPQALPLLDGLAPAYLVADRGYDSDPLVATLAARGTCAVIPPRCKRRYPRGYDAARYAQRHPIERLFSRLKQFRRVATRYDKLDAHFLAFIHLAATVLWLRDC; encoded by the exons ATGGATTATTTGCTCACAGACGCGCAGTGGGCCCGCATCGCGCCGCTGCTGCCGGGTCGGGAAGGCACGAAAGGTGGCCGGGGCCAGGACAACCGCCGTTTTGTAGAAGCGGTGCTGTGGTTGTTGCGCAACGGCTGCCGCTGGCGTGCCTTGCCGGCCGCGTGGGGCAACTGGCACACAACATACACGCGCTTCCAGCGCTGGACCGCCTCGGGCGTGTGGGCCCGGGTGCTGGCCGCCGTGCAAGAGGACGACGCGCTGCACACGCTGCTGGTCGACTCGACCACCGTGCGGGTGCACCAACACGCGAGCGGGGCACGCAAAAAAACGG GGCCGCAAGCCCTGGGGCGTAGCCGCGGCGGATTGACCACCAAGCTGCACGCGGTGGCCGACGCTGGGGGCCGGTTCGTGCGCGGCAGCCTGACAGCCGGCCAGCGCCACGACGCCCCGCAAGCGCTGCCGCTGCTCGACGGGCTGGCCCCGGCCTACCTCGTGGCCGACCGGGGCTACGATTCCGACCCGCTCGTGGCCACCCTGGCTGCCCGCGGCACCTGTGCCGTGATTCCGCCCCGGTGCAAGCGCCGCTACCCGCGGGGCTACGACGCGGCGCGTTACGCCCAACGTCACCCCATTGAGCGCCTTTTCAGCCGCCTCAAGCAGTTTCGCCGCGTGGCCACCCGGTATGACAAACTCGATGCGCATTTTTTGGCCTTTATTCACCTCGCTGCAACCGTCCTGTGGCTACGCGACTGTTAA
- a CDS encoding sensor histidine kinase, which produces MPLPPLRSASTLLLHALVWGLVAVLLWAQQPDYPGPKPPEFWLTQTVVFGLLGGVFYLNVGWAAPRLLYARKAWAYLLLNAGLVLGIALVHHQVEQRLHVPELVAAAREAVLNPPNPWSSPRPHPLTGPDEGSPVVNTGVLLITLLVLGIATSLAAMQKGQRDAEVRLELERRQVATELSLLKAQINPHFFFNTLNNIYALTLLDGEQARVALHRLSRMMRYVLYESPAGHTRLSQEISFLQDYIDLMHLRLTTKVRVQFERPDPLSPDPFIAPMLFQPFVENAFKHGVSATAPSCITIQLRQPSASTVELRVRNTVFPDRPDDEADDEPGGIGLANTQRRLNLLYPHAHTVTVTPRNASNEYEVCLNLKL; this is translated from the coding sequence ATGCCCCTCCCGCCGCTCCGCTCCGCCTCCACGCTGCTGCTACACGCCTTGGTGTGGGGGCTGGTGGCGGTGCTGCTCTGGGCCCAGCAGCCCGATTACCCCGGGCCGAAGCCGCCGGAGTTCTGGCTGACGCAGACTGTGGTTTTTGGCCTGCTGGGAGGCGTGTTTTACCTCAACGTGGGCTGGGCGGCGCCCCGCCTGCTCTACGCCCGCAAGGCCTGGGCCTACTTGCTCCTGAACGCCGGCCTGGTGCTGGGGATAGCGCTAGTGCACCACCAGGTGGAACAGCGACTGCACGTGCCCGAGCTGGTGGCTGCCGCCCGCGAAGCCGTCCTCAACCCGCCCAACCCGTGGTCGAGCCCGCGCCCGCACCCCCTCACCGGACCCGACGAGGGCAGCCCCGTCGTCAACACCGGCGTGCTGCTCATCACGCTGCTGGTGCTGGGCATTGCCACCAGCCTCGCGGCCATGCAAAAAGGCCAGCGCGACGCCGAGGTGCGCCTGGAGCTGGAGCGCCGCCAGGTGGCCACCGAGCTGAGCCTGCTCAAGGCCCAAATCAACCCGCACTTCTTCTTCAATACCCTCAATAACATTTACGCCCTCACGCTGCTCGACGGGGAGCAGGCCCGCGTGGCCCTGCACCGCCTCTCGCGCATGATGCGCTACGTGCTGTACGAGTCGCCGGCCGGCCACACGCGCCTGAGCCAGGAAATCAGCTTTTTGCAGGACTACATCGACCTCATGCACCTGCGCCTCACCACCAAGGTGCGGGTGCAGTTTGAGCGGCCCGACCCGCTGAGCCCCGACCCGTTCATCGCGCCCATGCTGTTTCAGCCCTTCGTCGAGAATGCCTTTAAGCACGGCGTGAGCGCCACCGCGCCCAGCTGCATCACCATTCAGCTGCGCCAGCCCTCGGCCAGCACCGTGGAGCTGCGCGTGCGCAATACCGTGTTTCCCGACCGCCCCGACGACGAAGCCGACGACGAGCCCGGCGGCATCGGGCTGGCCAACACCCAGCGCCGCCTCAACCTGCTCTACCCGCACGCCCACACCGTCACCGTCACGCCCCGCAACGCCTCCAACGAGTACGAAGTATGTCTGAATCTGAAGCTGTAG
- a CDS encoding LytTR family DNA-binding domain-containing protein: MSESEAVAPFIINCVAVDDEPLALGLVCSFIERTPFMRLVGRHESAVAALRSLHERPDAHLLFLDIKMPDLSGLELARVLQHGPRVIFTTAFNQYALEGFRVDALDYLLKPFNYEEFLRAALKAKAYFEMKQASEAAPAVAPAPAAPPVAQPEEDHIYLKVEYQLVRVALADIVYVEGLKDYVKVHLASQTRPLLSLTSLRSMEEKLPAGKFMRIHRSYIVGLGHIQAVGRGTVQIQGETLPVSDGYRESFDQFFSRWK, translated from the coding sequence ATGTCTGAATCTGAAGCTGTAGCCCCGTTCATCATCAACTGCGTGGCCGTCGACGACGAGCCGCTGGCCCTGGGCCTGGTGTGCTCCTTCATCGAGCGCACGCCGTTTATGCGCCTGGTGGGCCGCCACGAAAGCGCCGTGGCCGCCCTGCGCTCCCTGCACGAGCGCCCCGACGCCCACCTGCTGTTTCTCGACATCAAGATGCCCGACCTCAGCGGCCTGGAGCTGGCGCGGGTGCTGCAGCACGGCCCGCGCGTCATCTTCACCACGGCCTTCAACCAGTATGCGCTGGAAGGCTTCCGCGTCGATGCGCTCGACTACCTGCTCAAGCCCTTCAATTACGAGGAGTTTTTGCGCGCCGCGCTCAAGGCCAAGGCCTACTTCGAGATGAAGCAGGCCAGCGAGGCCGCCCCCGCCGTGGCCCCCGCGCCCGCGGCGCCCCCCGTGGCCCAGCCCGAAGAAGACCACATCTATCTGAAGGTGGAGTACCAGCTGGTGCGCGTGGCCCTGGCCGACATTGTGTACGTGGAAGGCCTCAAGGACTACGTGAAGGTGCATTTGGCCAGCCAGACGCGGCCGCTGCTCTCGCTCACCAGCCTGCGCAGCATGGAAGAAAAGCTGCCGGCCGGCAAGTTCATGCGTATTCACCGCAGCTATATTGTGGGGCTGGGCCACATCCAGGCGGTGGGGCGCGGCACGGTCCAGATTCAGGGCGAAACCTTGCCCGTGAGCGACGGTTATCGGGAGAGTTTCGACCAATTTTTCAGCCGCTGGAAATAA
- the kaiC gene encoding circadian clock protein KaiC, with translation MQEYSSSASSTLPQLPKAPTGIEGLDEITEGGLPLGRPTLICGSAGCGKTLMGIEFLVRGITEFGEPGVLMAFEETAEELAANVASLGFDLKDLQARKMLRVDHVHVDRSEIEETGEYDLEGLFIRLGYAIDSIGAKRVVLDTIESLFSGFPNESVLRSEIRRLFRWLKDKGVTTIITAERGDGTLTRQGLEEYVSDCVILLDNRVIDQITTRRLRVVKYRGSTHGTNEYPYLITGEGISVLPVTSLRLEHQVSNEIVSSGVPALDEMFGRRGFYEGSSVLITGTAGTAKTTLAAAFAEKICKDGKRCLFFAFEESPQQLIRNMASVGIDLESHVREGRLRIEASRPTLNGLEQHLVTLHRLVKEFRPDAVVIDPITNLITVGNLSEVRSMLTRLIDFLKVSGITAYFTALVNGGMGRAEMTEEGVSSLVDTWISVRDLEGVGERNRGLSILKSRGMAHSNQVREFIVTDKGIELLDVVLGPTGIVTGASRLTQQLEEHAQALAAQQEAERRDRELERRRRMLEANIANLRTEFESVEEELRQISTHEQTRHEALLSGKQRITAANPPAIKTPSAGETGK, from the coding sequence ATGCAAGAATATTCTTCTTCCGCCTCTTCTACGCTGCCCCAACTCCCCAAAGCGCCCACCGGCATCGAAGGGCTGGACGAAATCACCGAAGGCGGCCTGCCGCTGGGCCGCCCCACACTCATTTGCGGCAGCGCGGGCTGCGGCAAAACCCTGATGGGCATTGAGTTTCTGGTGCGCGGCATCACCGAGTTCGGCGAGCCCGGCGTGCTCATGGCCTTCGAGGAAACGGCCGAAGAGCTGGCCGCCAACGTGGCCTCGCTGGGCTTCGACCTGAAAGACCTGCAGGCGCGCAAAATGCTGCGCGTCGACCACGTGCACGTCGACCGTTCCGAGATTGAAGAAACCGGCGAGTACGATTTGGAAGGCCTGTTCATTCGCCTGGGCTACGCCATCGATTCCATCGGGGCCAAGCGCGTGGTGCTCGACACCATTGAGTCCTTGTTTTCGGGCTTTCCCAACGAAAGCGTGCTGCGCTCCGAGATTCGGCGCCTGTTTCGCTGGCTGAAGGACAAGGGCGTGACCACCATCATCACCGCCGAGCGCGGCGACGGCACCCTCACCCGCCAGGGCCTAGAAGAGTACGTGTCGGACTGCGTGATTCTGCTCGACAACCGCGTGATTGACCAAATCACGACCCGCCGCCTGCGCGTGGTGAAGTACCGCGGCAGCACCCACGGCACCAACGAGTACCCCTACCTCATCACCGGCGAAGGCATTTCGGTGCTGCCCGTGACCTCGCTGCGCCTCGAGCACCAGGTGTCGAACGAAATCGTGTCGTCGGGCGTGCCGGCGCTGGACGAGATGTTTGGCCGGCGCGGCTTCTACGAAGGCAGCAGCGTGCTCATCACCGGCACCGCCGGCACCGCCAAAACCACGCTGGCGGCGGCTTTCGCCGAAAAAATCTGCAAAGACGGCAAGCGCTGCCTGTTTTTTGCCTTTGAAGAATCGCCGCAGCAACTCATCCGCAACATGGCTTCGGTGGGCATCGACCTGGAAAGCCACGTGCGCGAAGGCCGCCTGCGCATCGAGGCTTCGCGGCCCACCCTCAACGGCCTGGAGCAGCACCTCGTGACCCTGCACCGCCTGGTGAAGGAGTTCCGCCCCGACGCCGTCGTCATCGACCCCATCACCAACCTCATCACGGTAGGCAACCTGTCCGAGGTGCGCAGCATGCTCACCCGACTCATCGACTTCCTGAAGGTGAGCGGCATCACGGCCTACTTCACGGCCTTGGTGAACGGCGGCATGGGCCGCGCCGAGATGACGGAAGAAGGCGTGTCGTCGCTGGTCGATACGTGGATTTCGGTGCGCGACCTGGAAGGCGTGGGCGAGCGCAACCGCGGCCTGAGCATCCTCAAATCGCGCGGCATGGCGCACTCCAACCAGGTGCGCGAGTTCATCGTGACCGACAAAGGCATCGAATTGCTCGACGTGGTGCTGGGCCCCACGGGCATCGTGACCGGCGCCAGCCGCCTCACGCAGCAGCTGGAGGAGCACGCCCAGGCCCTGGCCGCCCAGCAGGAAGCCGAGCGCCGCGACCGCGAGCTGGAGCGCCGCCGCCGCATGCTGGAAGCCAACATTGCCAACCTGCGCACCGAGTTTGAGAGCGTGGAAGAGGAGCTGCGCCAAATCAGCACCCACGAGCAAACCCGCCACGAGGCCCTGCTGAGCGGCAAACAGCGCATTACCGCGGCCAACCCGCCGGCGATAAAAACGCCTTCGGCCGGCGAAACCGGTAAGTAA
- the kaiB gene encoding circadian clock protein KaiB, giving the protein MAEDFNDPLDEETWELRLYVAGQTPKSVTAVANLRKYCEQHLKGRYKLEVIDLLVNPQLAEGDQILAIPTLVRKVPEPIRKIIGDLSNEEKVLVGLDVRPVLK; this is encoded by the coding sequence ATGGCTGAAGATTTTAACGACCCCCTCGACGAAGAGACTTGGGAACTGCGCCTGTACGTGGCCGGCCAAACGCCCAAGTCGGTGACGGCCGTGGCCAACCTGCGCAAGTATTGCGAGCAACACCTCAAAGGCCGTTACAAGCTGGAGGTCATCGACTTGCTGGTGAACCCGCAGTTGGCCGAGGGCGACCAGATTCTGGCCATCCCCACGCTGGTGCGCAAGGTGCCCGAGCCGATTCGCAAAATCATCGGCGACCTCTCCAACGAAGAAAAGGTGCTGGTGGGGCTCGACGTGCGCCCCGTGCTGAAATAA
- a CDS encoding circadian clock KaiB family protein: MEPEPFPDSLEPAGPEYLLHLYITGATVNSTRAVRNIKDICEQYLKGRYELLIVDIFQQPELAQEQDLIGVPTLIKLRPGLVRRLVGDLSDRERVLKALGIVLPPDEAPAHE, from the coding sequence ATGGAACCTGAACCATTTCCGGACTCTCTGGAGCCGGCCGGCCCCGAGTACCTGCTGCACCTCTACATAACGGGGGCCACCGTGAACTCGACGCGCGCCGTGCGCAACATCAAAGACATTTGCGAGCAGTACCTGAAAGGGCGCTACGAGCTGCTCATTGTCGACATTTTTCAGCAGCCCGAGCTGGCCCAGGAGCAGGACCTCATCGGCGTGCCCACGCTTATCAAGCTGCGCCCGGGCCTGGTGCGCCGCCTGGTGGGCGACCTTTCGGACCGCGAGCGGGTGCTAAAGGCCTTGGGCATAGTCTTGCCCCCCGACGAAGCTCCTGCCCATGAGTGA
- a CDS encoding ATP-binding protein, whose translation MSEPRPASDLARENEELRYQLEEAQDLINAIRSGAVDALAVQGSEGPRIFTLQGADQGYRTLIEQMNEGALLLSEDATVLYCNACLAGLLGLAMGEIMGSAFESFVPLAFRDYWTELLRQGWEGKSKGELPLKNRAGALVPFSVSMNVLSFNETPTLAMIVTDLSAQREITAIRAQVEEQNALLDRQSEELKREEAARLAGERAAAEASRLLEGISQIAWTASAAGENTYRNRRWYDYIGLEPGQGPAADRSWRARLHPDDADAAHARWQHSLTTGEPFEVECRIRNGAGEYRWMLGRALPSRTEHGEIMQWIGTYTDIHEHKLALDRIDQAQRQLRENNAQLRRVNVDLDNFIYTASHDLKAPISNIEGLLDALLLELPLPTVQSEPVRPILDLMQDSVNRFKRTIEQLTDVSKLQKEHGLPTEPINLAEVVRNVCLDLDPLIQSTGAQLLVDVDAVPTVLFSEKNLRSVVFNLLSNALKYRAPGRAPRVRVQARPEGAGAVLEVEDNGLGLDPASEQKLFGMFQRFHDHVEGSGIGLYMVKKMVENAGGRIAVRSELGRGTTFSVYFSR comes from the coding sequence ATGAGTGAGCCCCGGCCCGCCTCCGACCTGGCCCGCGAAAACGAGGAGCTGCGCTACCAGCTAGAGGAAGCCCAGGACCTGATAAACGCCATTCGTTCGGGCGCCGTGGACGCGCTGGCCGTGCAGGGCAGCGAAGGGCCGCGCATTTTTACGCTGCAGGGCGCCGACCAGGGCTACCGCACCCTCATCGAGCAGATGAACGAAGGCGCCCTGCTGCTGAGCGAAGACGCCACCGTGCTCTATTGCAACGCCTGCCTGGCCGGGCTGCTGGGCCTGGCCATGGGCGAAATCATGGGCAGCGCTTTCGAAAGCTTTGTGCCGCTGGCGTTTCGCGACTACTGGACTGAGCTGCTGCGGCAGGGTTGGGAGGGCAAAAGCAAGGGCGAGCTGCCGCTGAAAAACCGGGCCGGCGCACTGGTGCCGTTTTCGGTAAGCATGAACGTGCTGAGCTTCAACGAGACGCCCACGCTGGCCATGATAGTGACGGACCTTTCGGCCCAGCGCGAAATCACGGCCATTCGGGCGCAGGTGGAGGAGCAAAACGCCCTGCTCGACCGCCAGAGCGAGGAACTGAAGCGGGAGGAAGCCGCTCGCCTGGCCGGCGAGCGCGCCGCTGCCGAGGCCAGCCGCCTGCTCGAAGGCATCTCGCAGATAGCCTGGACGGCCAGCGCCGCCGGCGAAAACACGTATCGCAACCGCCGCTGGTACGACTACATCGGCCTCGAGCCCGGCCAAGGACCCGCCGCCGACCGCTCCTGGCGCGCGCGCCTGCACCCCGACGACGCCGACGCCGCGCATGCCCGCTGGCAGCACAGCCTGACCACCGGCGAGCCCTTCGAAGTGGAGTGCCGCATCCGCAACGGGGCCGGCGAATACCGCTGGATGCTGGGCCGCGCCCTGCCCTCGCGCACCGAACACGGCGAGATTATGCAGTGGATTGGTACCTATACCGATATCCACGAGCACAAACTGGCGCTCGACCGCATCGACCAGGCCCAGCGCCAGCTGCGCGAAAACAACGCCCAGCTCAGGCGCGTGAACGTGGACCTCGACAACTTCATTTACACGGCCTCGCACGACCTCAAAGCCCCCATCAGCAACATCGAGGGCCTGCTCGACGCCCTGCTGCTGGAACTGCCACTTCCCACCGTGCAGAGCGAGCCTGTGCGGCCCATTCTGGACCTGATGCAGGACTCGGTGAACCGCTTCAAGCGCACCATTGAGCAGCTCACCGACGTGAGCAAGCTGCAGAAGGAGCACGGCCTGCCCACCGAGCCCATAAACCTGGCCGAAGTGGTGCGCAACGTGTGCCTCGACCTCGACCCGCTTATCCAGAGCACTGGCGCGCAGCTGCTGGTGGACGTGGACGCGGTGCCCACGGTGCTGTTTTCGGAGAAAAACCTGCGCTCGGTGGTGTTCAACCTGCTCAGCAACGCCCTCAAGTACCGCGCCCCCGGCCGGGCGCCGCGGGTGCGCGTGCAGGCCCGGCCCGAGGGTGCGGGCGCCGTGCTCGAAGTAGAAGACAACGGCCTGGGCCTGGACCCGGCCAGCGAGCAGAAGCTGTTCGGCATGTTTCAGCGCTTTCACGACCACGTGGAGGGCTCGGGCATCGGGCTCTACATGGTGAAGAAAATGGTGGAGAACGCCGGCGGCCGTATTGCCGTGCGGAGCGAGCTCGGCCGGGGCACCACGTTTTCGGTGTACTTTAGCCGGTAA
- a CDS encoding response regulator, with amino-acid sequence MQKLTCALLVDDDQTTNYLNSLLIKRLDITDQLLVALNGQEALELVKIHCQAASPDCPVLILLDVKMPVMDGFQFLEAYNQLPLAEKQAIVIVMLTTSLHPQDVDRVQQLNIAGFLNKPLTREKLNDVLKNHFNRHLPE; translated from the coding sequence ATGCAAAAGCTTACCTGCGCTCTCCTTGTCGACGACGACCAGACGACGAACTATCTCAACAGCTTGCTGATTAAGCGCTTGGATATTACCGACCAGTTGCTGGTGGCGCTCAACGGCCAGGAAGCGCTGGAGCTGGTGAAAATTCATTGCCAGGCCGCCAGCCCCGACTGTCCGGTTTTGATTCTGCTCGATGTGAAAATGCCCGTCATGGACGGCTTTCAGTTTCTGGAGGCTTACAACCAGCTGCCGCTGGCCGAGAAGCAGGCCATCGTCATTGTGATGCTCACCACCTCGTTGCACCCGCAGGACGTGGACCGCGTGCAGCAACTCAACATTGCCGGCTTTCTCAACAAGCCCCTGACCCGCGAAAAGCTCAACGACGTGCTGAAAAACCATTTTAACCGCCACCTGCCGGAGTAG
- a CDS encoding GNAT family N-acetyltransferase: MPRLLRTTSDHADFRALVQLLDQDLARRDGDEHAFYAQFNKIDRIKHAVVAYAVDEPVGCGAMKEFGPGQVEIKRMFVQPAHRGTGVAPAVLAELERWARELGYAACVLETGKKQPEAIRLYEKSGYVLTPNYGQYIGVENSVCMRKELR; encoded by the coding sequence ATGCCACGTCTCCTCCGCACCACTTCCGACCACGCCGATTTTCGCGCCCTCGTGCAGCTGCTCGACCAGGACCTGGCGCGGCGCGATGGCGACGAACATGCGTTTTACGCGCAATTCAACAAGATTGACCGCATCAAGCACGCGGTGGTGGCCTATGCTGTCGATGAGCCCGTAGGCTGCGGCGCCATGAAAGAATTCGGCCCCGGCCAGGTGGAAATCAAGCGCATGTTTGTGCAGCCCGCGCACCGGGGCACGGGCGTGGCCCCGGCCGTACTGGCGGAGCTGGAGCGCTGGGCCCGCGAGCTGGGCTACGCCGCTTGCGTGCTCGAAACCGGCAAGAAGCAGCCCGAAGCCATTCGGCTGTACGAGAAAAGCGGCTACGTCCTCACGCCCAACTACGGGCAGTACATCGGCGTGGAAAACAGCGTGTGCATGCGCAAGGAGTTGCGCTAG
- a CDS encoding LysR substrate-binding domain-containing protein, translating into MSDFRLRVFAAVARHLSFTKAAQELFVTQPAVTKHLHELEKQHGQRLLERRGNRVALTEAGRLLQAHAEAVAASAQHLEDQLLALRDPDEAAGRLRLGASTTLSQYVLPGLLPAFQARHPKVRLTLLNANSERIAEALLRNELDLGFVEGRTKSRDLHYELLLPDELVAVRRATAAGPPAKPVPLAEALAHPLVLRERGSGTLEVLEFALRELKIKLSSLQVAFYFDNTEAIKAYLEAAPEALGFVSRRALTRELAAGLLEIVPIEGLQLARQFEALWVQGQPLARAAQRFLTFAQAECKPLV; encoded by the coding sequence ATGTCTGATTTCCGTTTGCGCGTGTTTGCGGCCGTGGCGCGGCACCTGAGTTTCACGAAGGCGGCGCAGGAACTCTTTGTGACCCAGCCCGCCGTGACCAAGCACCTGCACGAGCTGGAAAAGCAGCACGGCCAGCGCCTGCTGGAGCGCCGCGGCAACCGCGTGGCCCTGACTGAAGCCGGCCGCCTGCTGCAGGCCCACGCCGAAGCCGTGGCGGCCTCGGCCCAACACCTCGAAGACCAACTGCTGGCCCTGCGCGACCCCGACGAAGCGGCCGGCCGCCTGCGCCTGGGCGCTAGCACCACCCTCAGCCAGTACGTGCTGCCGGGCCTGCTGCCTGCCTTCCAGGCCCGCCACCCCAAGGTGCGCCTCACCCTGCTCAACGCCAATTCCGAGCGCATTGCCGAGGCCCTGCTGCGCAACGAGTTGGACCTGGGCTTTGTGGAAGGCCGCACCAAAAGCCGCGACCTGCACTACGAGCTGCTGCTGCCCGACGAGCTGGTGGCCGTGCGCCGCGCCACGGCCGCCGGCCCGCCCGCCAAGCCTGTGCCGCTGGCCGAGGCGCTGGCCCACCCATTGGTGCTGCGCGAGCGCGGCTCGGGCACGCTCGAAGTGCTGGAGTTTGCCCTGCGGGAGCTGAAAATCAAGCTCAGTAGCCTACAGGTGGCATTTTACTTCGATAATACCGAAGCCATTAAGGCGTACCTGGAGGCGGCGCCGGAGGCCTTGGGCTTCGTCTCGCGGCGAGCGTTGACGCGGGAGCTGGCCGCCGGGCTACTCGAAATAGTGCCGATTGAAGGACTGCAACTGGCCCGGCAGTTTGAGGCCTTGTGGGTGCAGGGGCAGCCGTTAGCGCGCGCGGCGCAGCGGTTTCTCACCTTTGCGCAGGCCGAGTGCAAGCCTTTGGTATAA
- a CDS encoding putative sulfate exporter family transporter, translating into MPQLLTNPTENAGAAHEGPFGQFHTPHTLLGFTFTLRQVVFGLVQLYCVSPWASPPVALALGLVLAQTVGNPFSAQTKKATAKLLQFSVIGLGFGMNAHAAVQAGREGLLFTVASICGTLVLGYFAGRWLKLNRSVTHLISCGTAICGGSAIAAVAPVLRAKDEEISVALGTVFVLNALALFAFPPIGHALAMTQNQFGLWCAIAIHDTSSVVGAAAAYGDQALQVATTVKLARALWIIPVALGTAFAFKQKGVKVKMPYFILGFIAAMLLNTWLPELKPVGDVLVRLAKMGLTVTLFFIGAGLSAGVLRAVGARPYVLGVLLWTVVSVASLYVILHAV; encoded by the coding sequence ATGCCCCAGCTACTCACCAACCCCACTGAAAATGCCGGCGCGGCCCACGAGGGGCCGTTTGGGCAGTTTCACACGCCGCACACCCTGCTGGGGTTCACGTTCACGCTGCGGCAGGTGGTGTTTGGGCTAGTGCAGCTGTATTGCGTTTCGCCGTGGGCGTCGCCGCCGGTGGCGCTGGCGCTGGGCCTGGTGCTGGCCCAAACCGTGGGCAACCCATTCAGCGCCCAAACCAAAAAGGCCACGGCCAAGCTGCTGCAGTTTTCAGTTATCGGGCTGGGGTTTGGGATGAACGCGCACGCGGCGGTGCAGGCCGGGCGCGAGGGCCTGCTGTTTACGGTGGCGTCCATTTGCGGCACGCTGGTGCTGGGCTACTTCGCGGGCCGCTGGCTGAAGCTGAACCGCTCGGTGACGCACCTGATTTCGTGCGGCACGGCCATTTGCGGGGGCTCGGCCATTGCGGCGGTGGCCCCGGTGCTGCGGGCCAAGGACGAAGAAATCTCGGTGGCGCTGGGTACGGTTTTCGTGCTCAATGCGCTGGCGCTGTTTGCGTTTCCGCCCATCGGCCACGCCCTGGCCATGACGCAGAACCAGTTCGGCCTGTGGTGCGCCATTGCCATTCACGACACCAGCTCGGTGGTGGGCGCGGCCGCAGCCTACGGCGACCAGGCCCTGCAGGTGGCCACCACCGTGAAGCTGGCCCGCGCCCTCTGGATTATTCCCGTGGCGCTGGGTACGGCCTTCGCGTTCAAGCAAAAAGGCGTGAAGGTAAAGATGCCCTACTTCATCCTCGGCTTCATCGCCGCCATGCTGCTCAACACCTGGCTGCCGGAGCTGAAGCCGGTGGGCGATGTGCTGGTGCGCCTGGCTAAGATGGGCCTCACCGTGACGCTGTTTTTTATTGGCGCGGGGCTGTCGGCCGGGGTGCTGCGGGCGGTGGGCGCGCGGCCCTACGTGCTGGGCGTGCTGCTGTGGACGGTGGTTTCCGTAGCGTCGCTCTACGTTATTCTGCACGCGGTGTAG